In Micrococcus luteus NCTC 2665, a single window of DNA contains:
- the mca gene encoding mycothiol conjugate amidase Mca, which produces MTDQTPQAQPAAGTALPPSTGLRLMAVHAHPDDESSKGAGTMAAYAAAGAEVMVVTCTGGEAGTLLNPSFGDTTRADRDIAAVRREEMAEAARILGIRHAWLGFLDSGLPEGDPLPALPANCFAEIPLRDAAAPLISLVRRFRPHVLISYDEVGGYPHPDHLQAHAVTMEAYRAAGLADEYPEAGPAWEVSKVYYDCGFNPRKFRTMAAVAEADGEDVPFARRLMMFDAMDAMREVLRRREAGEDVPDPEVIPPWVTADHDVTTQVDVTGFLDERDAALRAHRTQIDPDGMFFDAPHDLQRRAWPWEDFALIDSRVPSELPEHDLFAGLR; this is translated from the coding sequence GTGACCGATCAGACCCCCCAGGCCCAGCCCGCCGCAGGCACCGCCCTGCCGCCCTCCACCGGGCTGCGTCTCATGGCGGTGCACGCGCACCCCGACGACGAGTCCTCGAAGGGGGCCGGCACCATGGCCGCCTACGCGGCCGCCGGGGCCGAGGTCATGGTCGTCACGTGCACCGGCGGCGAGGCCGGCACCCTGCTCAACCCGTCGTTCGGGGACACCACCCGGGCCGACCGGGACATCGCGGCCGTGCGCCGCGAGGAGATGGCGGAGGCCGCGCGCATCCTCGGCATCCGGCACGCCTGGCTCGGCTTCCTCGACTCGGGCCTGCCCGAGGGGGATCCGCTGCCCGCCCTCCCGGCGAACTGCTTCGCCGAGATCCCGCTCCGGGATGCGGCGGCCCCGCTGATCTCGCTCGTGCGCCGGTTCCGCCCGCACGTGCTCATCTCCTACGACGAGGTCGGCGGCTACCCCCACCCGGACCACCTGCAGGCCCACGCCGTGACGATGGAGGCCTACCGGGCCGCCGGCCTCGCCGACGAGTACCCCGAGGCCGGGCCCGCCTGGGAGGTCTCGAAGGTCTACTACGACTGCGGCTTCAACCCGCGGAAGTTCCGCACGATGGCCGCGGTGGCCGAGGCCGACGGCGAGGACGTGCCGTTCGCCCGACGCCTGATGATGTTCGACGCGATGGACGCGATGCGCGAGGTGCTGCGCCGCCGCGAAGCCGGGGAGGACGTGCCCGACCCGGAGGTCATCCCGCCGTGGGTCACCGCGGACCACGACGTCACCACGCAGGTGGACGTCACCGGCTTCCTCGACGAGCGCGACGCCGCCCTGCGGGCGCATCGCACCCAGATCGACCCCGACGGCATGTTCTTCGACGCCCCCCATGATCTGCAGCGGCGCGCCTGGCCGTGGGAGGACTTCGCGCTGATCGACTCGCGCGTGCCCTCCGAGCTGCCGGAGCACGACCTCTTCGCCGGCCTGCGCTGA
- the trhA gene encoding PAQR family membrane homeostasis protein TrhA yields MDPVTPHRETDSARRLRWRIERVRDPDHPLYKPRLRGWIHAVMAPLTLAAGIVLIVLAPTATLRWASAVYAVTGLLLFAVSATYHLVQWNEVVSRVLKRLDHTNIMLVIAGTYTPLSLALLPPDRARVLLTLVWVGAVAGVAFRVLWTDAPRWLYTPVYVVLGLAALLYLGDFFAADAAAGWLIVAGGIAYITGAVFYALQAPTIHREWFGFHELFHAFTVAGFVCHAVAIYRAVLVVA; encoded by the coding sequence ATGGACCCTGTGACACCCCACCGCGAGACCGACTCCGCCCGTCGTCTGCGCTGGCGCATCGAGCGCGTCCGCGACCCCGACCATCCGCTGTACAAGCCCCGACTGCGCGGCTGGATCCACGCGGTCATGGCGCCGCTGACGCTCGCGGCCGGCATCGTGCTCATCGTGCTCGCGCCGACTGCAACGCTGCGGTGGGCCAGCGCGGTCTACGCCGTGACGGGCCTGCTGCTGTTCGCGGTCTCGGCGACGTACCACCTGGTGCAGTGGAACGAGGTGGTCTCCCGTGTCCTCAAGCGGCTGGACCACACGAACATCATGCTGGTCATCGCCGGCACCTACACGCCGCTCTCCCTGGCCCTGCTGCCTCCGGACCGGGCGCGTGTGCTGCTCACCCTGGTGTGGGTGGGGGCCGTGGCCGGCGTCGCGTTCCGGGTGCTGTGGACGGACGCGCCGCGCTGGCTCTACACGCCGGTGTACGTGGTGCTCGGGCTGGCGGCGCTGCTGTACCTGGGCGACTTCTTCGCCGCGGATGCGGCGGCGGGGTGGCTGATCGTGGCCGGCGGCATCGCGTACATCACGGGCGCGGTCTTCTACGCACTGCAGGCCCCCACGATCCACCGCGAGTGGTTCGGCTTCCACGAGCTGTTCCACGCCTTCACGGTGGCCGGCTTCGTGTGCCACGCCGTCGCCATCTACCGGGCGGTGCTCGTCGTCGCCTGA
- a CDS encoding isoprenyl transferase has product MGRPEAFYRLYERRLARGLDPERLPRHIGVLVDGNRRWARAFGASTQQGHQAGAERILDFIGWCDEAGIPVVTLYMLSTENLRRPAEELAPLLEIIQTTAERLAQPAEGRAPVCVQPVGAVDLLPEPMARRLAEVAEQTKDHDGVHVNVAVGYGGRQEILDAVRELLRDEHALGHSAAEVAESVTVEQIADRLYTRGQPDPDLVIRTSGEQRLSGFLLWQSAYSEFYFCEAMWPAFRKVDFLRALRDYGSRQRRFGT; this is encoded by the coding sequence GTGGGTCGACCTGAGGCCTTCTACCGCCTGTACGAGCGGCGGCTGGCGCGCGGCCTGGACCCGGAGCGGCTGCCCCGGCACATCGGTGTGCTGGTGGACGGCAACCGTCGCTGGGCCCGCGCGTTCGGGGCGTCCACGCAGCAGGGCCACCAGGCCGGCGCCGAGCGCATCCTCGACTTCATCGGCTGGTGCGACGAGGCCGGCATCCCCGTGGTCACGCTCTACATGCTCTCCACCGAGAACCTGCGGCGCCCGGCGGAGGAGCTCGCCCCGCTCCTGGAGATCATCCAGACGACGGCGGAGCGCCTCGCCCAGCCGGCCGAGGGCCGCGCCCCCGTGTGCGTGCAGCCGGTCGGCGCGGTGGACCTGCTCCCCGAGCCCATGGCGCGGCGGCTCGCCGAGGTGGCCGAGCAGACCAAGGACCACGACGGCGTGCACGTGAACGTGGCCGTGGGCTACGGGGGTCGCCAGGAGATCCTCGACGCCGTGCGCGAGCTGCTGCGGGACGAGCACGCCCTGGGCCACAGCGCGGCGGAGGTGGCCGAGTCCGTCACCGTCGAGCAGATCGCGGACCGGCTCTACACGCGCGGCCAGCCGGACCCGGACCTGGTCATCCGCACGTCCGGGGAGCAGCGGCTCTCCGGGTTCCTGCTCTGGCAGTCCGCGTACTCGGAGTTCTACTTCTGCGAGGCCATGTGGCCCGCGTTCCGCAAGGTCGACTTCCTGCGTGCCCTGCGCGACTACGGCAGCCGTCAGCGCCGGTTCGGCACCTGA
- a CDS encoding rhomboid family intramembrane serine protease yields the protein MSMHRPSPGLPDRPGGPAPAPTLAERAGGRLLGAVAPTAVLITAMWVAQVVLIFLGRVIIPGVGLIPRRLDGLDGVLFSPVLHAGWAHLIGNTTALLVLGPLAALVSRRPVALLVCAWLGSGLLTWAIGTPGVHIGASGIVYALIAFLIVYGVAVRRIGAVVVSVLVALTHLGSSLIGLLPAPGISWTGHLAGAVVGVLLGLWWGRADRQVPNRR from the coding sequence ATGAGCATGCACCGCCCGTCCCCCGGCCTGCCCGATCGGCCGGGCGGCCCGGCCCCCGCCCCGACCCTGGCCGAGCGCGCCGGCGGCCGCCTGCTGGGCGCCGTCGCGCCCACCGCCGTGCTGATCACGGCCATGTGGGTCGCGCAGGTCGTGCTGATCTTCCTCGGCCGGGTGATCATCCCCGGCGTGGGCCTGATCCCGCGGCGCCTCGACGGCCTCGACGGGGTCCTGTTCTCCCCCGTGCTGCACGCCGGCTGGGCCCACTTGATCGGCAACACGACGGCGCTGCTCGTCCTCGGTCCGCTGGCCGCCCTGGTCTCGCGCCGGCCGGTGGCCCTGCTCGTCTGCGCCTGGCTGGGCTCGGGCCTGCTGACCTGGGCGATCGGCACCCCGGGCGTGCACATCGGCGCCTCCGGGATCGTGTACGCGCTGATCGCGTTCCTGATCGTCTACGGGGTCGCGGTGCGGCGGATCGGGGCGGTCGTCGTCTCCGTGCTCGTCGCGCTCACGCACCTGGGCTCGAGCCTGATCGGCCTGCTGCCGGCCCCCGGCATCTCGTGGACCGGCCACCTGGCCGGGGCCGTCGTCGGGGTGCTGCTGGGCCTGTGGTGGGGCCGCGCCGACCGTCAGGTGCCGAACCGGCGCTGA
- a CDS encoding PhoH family protein translates to MVAELVEHAQTRQEPPRPNRPGQARAEAGPAEATGLRTYVVDTSVLLSDPRALLHFAEHEVVLPLVVVSELEAKRADPDLGYYARTALRLLDDLRGRHGALDQPVPITPEGGTLRIELNHVSVDVLPLGIRGTDNDSRILAVAKALADEGATVTVVSKDLPMRVKAAAMGLAADEYRHELVRDSGWRGTVSLSVAQERLDALYDDGEVDLAGVPLGTLTGTGVETGPEEAPAEADRLPVNTGLVLTAPRGSALARVGEGGRACLVRGDRDVFGLHGRSAEQRLAIELLTDPSVGIVSLGGRAGTGKSALALCAGLDAVMERREHRRVVVFRPLYAVGGQDLGYLPGSEGDKMGPWAQAVFDTLGALVSPSVVDEVVDRGMLEILPLTHIRGRSLHDAWVIVDEAQSLERNVLLTVLSRMGRNSKVVLTHDVAQRDNLRVGRHDGIAAVVERLKGHPLFGHVTLTRSERSPIAALVTDLLEEGRA, encoded by the coding sequence ATGGTGGCAGAGCTCGTGGAGCACGCGCAGACCCGGCAGGAGCCGCCGAGGCCGAACCGGCCGGGCCAGGCGCGTGCCGAGGCGGGGCCGGCGGAGGCGACCGGCCTGCGGACCTACGTGGTGGACACGTCCGTGCTGCTCTCGGACCCGCGCGCCCTGCTGCACTTCGCCGAGCACGAGGTGGTCCTGCCGCTCGTGGTGGTCTCGGAGCTCGAGGCCAAGCGCGCCGACCCCGACCTCGGCTACTACGCGCGCACGGCCCTGCGCCTGCTCGACGACCTGCGCGGCCGCCACGGCGCGCTGGACCAGCCCGTGCCGATCACCCCCGAGGGCGGCACGCTGCGGATCGAACTGAACCACGTGTCCGTGGACGTGCTGCCCCTGGGCATCCGCGGCACGGACAACGACTCCCGCATCCTCGCCGTCGCGAAGGCGCTCGCGGACGAGGGCGCCACGGTCACGGTCGTGTCCAAGGACCTGCCGATGCGCGTGAAGGCGGCGGCCATGGGCCTCGCCGCGGACGAGTACCGCCACGAGCTCGTGCGTGACTCGGGCTGGCGCGGCACCGTCTCCCTCAGCGTGGCGCAGGAGCGGCTGGACGCCCTCTACGACGACGGCGAGGTCGACCTGGCCGGCGTCCCGCTGGGGACCCTGACCGGCACGGGCGTCGAGACCGGGCCGGAGGAGGCCCCGGCCGAGGCGGACCGCCTGCCGGTCAACACGGGGCTGGTGCTCACCGCGCCCCGGGGCTCCGCTCTGGCCCGGGTCGGCGAGGGCGGCCGAGCCTGCCTGGTGCGCGGGGACCGCGACGTGTTCGGCCTGCACGGCCGCTCCGCCGAGCAGCGGCTGGCCATCGAGCTGCTGACGGATCCGAGCGTGGGCATCGTCTCCCTCGGCGGCCGCGCGGGCACCGGCAAGTCCGCGCTGGCGCTGTGCGCGGGCCTCGACGCCGTGATGGAGCGCCGCGAGCACCGCAGGGTGGTCGTGTTCCGCCCGCTGTACGCCGTCGGCGGCCAGGACCTGGGCTACCTGCCCGGCTCCGAGGGCGACAAGATGGGCCCGTGGGCGCAGGCCGTGTTCGACACCCTGGGCGCGCTCGTCTCCCCGTCCGTGGTGGACGAGGTGGTGGACCGCGGGATGCTGGAGATCCTGCCGCTGACGCACATCCGCGGCCGCTCGCTGCACGATGCGTGGGTGATCGTGGACGAGGCGCAGTCGCTCGAGCGGAACGTGCTGCTCACGGTGCTGAGCCGGATGGGCCGCAACTCGAAGGTGGTGCTGACCCACGACGTCGCCCAGCGGGACAACCTGCGCGTGGGCCGGCACGACGGCATCGCGGCCGTGGTGGAGCGCCTCAAGGGCCACCCGCTGTTCGGGCACGTGACGCTGACCCGTTCCGAGCGCTCGCCGATCGCCGCGCTGGTCACGGACCTGCTGGAGGAGGGCCGGGCCTGA
- a CDS encoding prepilin peptidase — protein sequence MSGVGWAWAHGAPATAVLWSLGLVWFAVCTGVLVRTDLREHRLPNRWTLRLALGGLTMMTGGALLAGRGDLALCSLLGGLGYTVAMLALHVLSRGGLGMGDVKLAGGLGVYTGALGPTAVLAAGVGAILLGGVVAGLLVLAGRATGRTALPFGPAMVAAAAGVLVLA from the coding sequence ATGAGCGGGGTGGGATGGGCGTGGGCGCACGGTGCGCCGGCGACGGCGGTGCTGTGGTCCCTGGGACTGGTGTGGTTCGCGGTGTGCACGGGCGTGCTCGTGCGCACGGACCTGCGCGAGCACCGGCTGCCGAACCGATGGACGCTGCGGCTGGCGCTGGGCGGGTTGACGATGATGACCGGGGGAGCGCTGCTGGCGGGCCGGGGTGACCTGGCCCTCTGCAGCCTGCTGGGCGGTCTCGGCTACACCGTGGCCATGCTCGCGCTGCACGTGCTCAGCCGCGGCGGCCTCGGGATGGGCGACGTGAAGCTGGCCGGCGGGCTGGGCGTGTACACGGGGGCGCTCGGCCCGACGGCGGTGCTCGCCGCCGGGGTGGGCGCGATCCTGCTCGGCGGCGTCGTGGCGGGGCTGCTGGTGCTCGCGGGTCGGGCGACGGGGCGGACGGCGCTGCCGTTCGGGCCGGCGATGGTGGCGGCGGCCGCCGGAGTGCTGGTGCTGGCGTGA
- a CDS encoding class II fumarate hydratase: MTAENTDQQFRIEHDTMGEVKVPVNALYRAQTQRAVENFPISGKGLEPAHIHALAQVKKAAAKANAELGIISQERADAIVAAADQVIAGDHDDQFPIDVFQTGSGTSSNMNTNEVLATLATRALKEAGSEDEVHPNDHVNASQSSNDVFPTSVHVAVTAALVNDLVPALDHLAVSLEKKAEDFAGIVKSGRTHLMDATPVTLGQEFSGYAAQVRYGIERIQCALPRVAEVPLGGTAVGTGINTPQGFSARVIELLAEETGLPLTEARNHFEAQANRDGLVEASGQLRNIAYSIMKINNDLRWMGSGPNTGLGEIAIPDLQPGSSIMPGKVNPVICEAAIMVCAQVIGNDTTVALSSTNGAFELNVGIPVMAANLLESIRLLANTTRVMADKMIDGIEANEERCAFLAGASPSIVTPLNKVIGYEAAAKIAKHSVANKMTVREAVVDLGYVERGEVTEEQLDKALDTMSMTHPE; this comes from the coding sequence ATGACCGCAGAGAACACCGATCAGCAGTTCCGCATCGAGCACGACACCATGGGCGAGGTGAAGGTGCCGGTGAACGCGCTCTACCGTGCACAGACCCAGCGCGCCGTGGAGAACTTCCCGATCTCCGGCAAGGGCCTCGAGCCCGCCCACATCCACGCCCTCGCGCAGGTCAAGAAGGCCGCGGCCAAGGCGAACGCCGAGCTGGGCATCATCTCGCAGGAGCGCGCGGACGCCATCGTCGCCGCCGCGGACCAGGTCATCGCCGGCGACCACGACGACCAGTTCCCGATCGACGTGTTCCAGACCGGCTCCGGCACCTCCTCGAACATGAACACCAACGAGGTGCTCGCCACCCTCGCCACCCGCGCCCTGAAGGAGGCCGGCTCCGAGGACGAGGTGCACCCCAACGACCACGTCAACGCCTCCCAGTCCTCGAACGACGTGTTCCCGACCTCCGTGCACGTGGCCGTCACCGCCGCCCTCGTGAACGACCTCGTCCCGGCGCTGGACCATCTGGCCGTCTCCCTCGAGAAGAAGGCGGAGGACTTCGCCGGCATCGTGAAGTCCGGCCGCACCCACCTCATGGACGCCACCCCGGTGACCCTGGGCCAGGAGTTCAGCGGCTACGCCGCGCAGGTCCGCTACGGCATCGAGCGCATCCAGTGCGCGCTGCCCCGCGTGGCCGAGGTCCCGCTCGGCGGCACCGCCGTGGGCACCGGCATCAACACGCCCCAGGGCTTCTCCGCCCGCGTGATCGAGCTGCTCGCCGAGGAGACCGGCCTGCCGCTGACCGAGGCCCGCAACCACTTCGAGGCCCAGGCCAACCGTGACGGCCTCGTGGAGGCCTCCGGTCAGCTGCGGAACATCGCGTACTCGATCATGAAGATCAACAACGACCTGCGGTGGATGGGCTCCGGCCCGAACACCGGCCTCGGTGAGATCGCCATCCCGGACCTGCAGCCGGGCTCCTCGATCATGCCGGGCAAGGTCAACCCCGTGATCTGCGAGGCCGCGATCATGGTGTGCGCCCAGGTGATCGGCAACGACACCACCGTCGCCCTGTCCTCCACCAACGGCGCGTTCGAGCTCAACGTGGGCATCCCGGTGATGGCCGCCAACCTGCTCGAGTCCATCCGCCTGCTGGCCAACACGACGCGCGTCATGGCGGACAAGATGATCGACGGCATCGAGGCCAACGAGGAGCGCTGCGCCTTCCTCGCCGGTGCCTCGCCGTCCATCGTGACCCCCCTGAACAAGGTGATCGGCTACGAGGCCGCCGCCAAGATCGCCAAGCACTCCGTCGCGAACAAGATGACCGTGCGCGAGGCCGTCGTGGACCTCGGCTACGTCGAGCGCGGCGAGGTCACCGAGGAGCAGCTGGACAAGGCCCTGGACACCATGTCCATGACCCACCCGGAGTGA
- a CDS encoding carbonic anhydrase codes for MTPHTRPETTPAPDVVVPTSDLTPAEAWEVLADGNRRFVAGEPSHPNQNAERRSDLTAGQAPVAVIFGCADSRLAAEIIFDLGLGDVFVVRTAGHVIDDAVLGSIEYGVDVLEIPLVIVLGHNSCGAVTATVESYISGTMPRGFVRPLVERIIPSVLAGRRRGLEEVDEFVAEHVDQTCDHLLETSQSVRAAVESGRTAVVGLTYSLSEGTARPGRVHGDLAV; via the coding sequence ATGACCCCCCATACCCGCCCCGAGACGACGCCGGCCCCCGACGTCGTCGTCCCCACCTCCGACCTGACCCCCGCGGAGGCGTGGGAGGTCCTCGCCGACGGCAACCGCCGCTTCGTGGCGGGCGAGCCGAGCCACCCGAACCAGAACGCGGAGCGGCGCAGCGACCTGACCGCCGGCCAGGCCCCGGTCGCCGTGATCTTCGGCTGCGCCGACTCCCGCCTGGCGGCCGAGATCATCTTCGACCTGGGGCTCGGCGACGTGTTCGTGGTGCGCACGGCTGGCCACGTGATCGACGACGCCGTGCTGGGCTCCATCGAGTACGGCGTGGACGTGCTGGAGATCCCGCTCGTCATCGTCCTGGGCCACAACTCGTGCGGCGCCGTCACGGCGACGGTCGAGTCCTACATCTCCGGCACCATGCCGCGCGGCTTCGTGCGCCCCCTCGTGGAGCGCATCATCCCGTCCGTGCTGGCGGGGCGCCGCCGCGGTCTGGAGGAGGTCGACGAGTTCGTGGCCGAGCACGTGGACCAGACCTGCGACCACCTCCTGGAGACCTCGCAGTCCGTCCGCGCGGCCGTCGAGTCGGGGCGCACCGCCGTCGTCGGGCTCACCTACTCGCTGTCCGAGGGCACCGCTCGACCGGGCCGCGTGCACGGCGACCTGGCGGTCTGA
- a CDS encoding DUF4245 domain-containing protein has protein sequence MLTVSSADPHAPAPRPVLTATQAQRARQPWMAMVLSLAALLAIVAVVLLLNPEPPQRPREDRVDVAAEAATVPHDDGDLPALAPEVPESWYANYARLQKLDGVSTWDVGWVVTDTVFAGLQQAEDVDPTWVSLRVDQVPASETIEIDGIAWDLHADPKKPERRLVSEVDGSTVVLTTTGDRAVLEDLAHGVAKETR, from the coding sequence ATGCTGACCGTGAGCTCCGCCGACCCCCACGCCCCCGCCCCCCGTCCCGTCCTGACCGCCACGCAGGCGCAGCGGGCCCGGCAGCCGTGGATGGCCATGGTGCTCTCCCTGGCGGCTCTGCTGGCGATCGTGGCCGTGGTCCTCCTGCTCAACCCGGAGCCGCCGCAGCGGCCCCGTGAGGACCGCGTCGACGTCGCCGCCGAGGCCGCCACGGTCCCCCACGACGACGGCGACCTGCCGGCCCTGGCGCCCGAGGTGCCGGAGTCCTGGTATGCCAACTACGCCCGCCTGCAGAAGCTGGACGGCGTCTCCACGTGGGACGTCGGCTGGGTGGTCACGGACACGGTGTTCGCGGGCCTGCAGCAGGCCGAGGACGTCGACCCCACCTGGGTGAGCCTGCGGGTGGACCAGGTCCCGGCGTCGGAGACGATCGAGATCGACGGGATCGCGTGGGACCTCCACGCCGATCCGAAGAAGCCGGAGCGACGGCTCGTGTCGGAGGTGGACGGCAGCACCGTGGTGCTGACCACCACCGGCGACCGCGCCGTCCTCGAAGACCTGGCGCACGGCGTCGCGAAGGAGACCCGATGA
- the glpX gene encoding class II fructose-bisphosphatase, protein MTSASSEKTGYENHVPDRNLAMELVRVTEAAAIAASPWVGYGDKNKADGAAVDAMRAFMDTVAMDGTVVIGEGEKDEAPMLFNGEQVGDGSGAAVDVAVDPIDGTRLTAMGYNNALSVFAVAERGTMFDPSAVFYMDKLVVGPEAADFVDMRLPVKQNVNLVAKALDKPVSQVTVCVLDRPRHEGLVKEIRQAGARVKFILDGDVAGAIAAARPGTGVDMMMGIGGTPEGIVTACAIKATGGIIQGRLAPTDDAEKQKALDAGLDLDAVLTTNELVTSDHCYFAATGITDGDLLRGVRFADGRVHTQSIVMRSSSGTVRTVDAEHDVKKWSKWLGDRDAR, encoded by the coding sequence ATGACCAGCGCGTCCTCGGAGAAGACCGGCTACGAGAATCACGTCCCGGACCGCAACCTGGCCATGGAGTTGGTGCGGGTGACCGAGGCGGCGGCCATCGCCGCGAGCCCCTGGGTGGGCTACGGGGACAAGAACAAGGCGGACGGCGCCGCGGTGGACGCGATGCGCGCGTTCATGGACACCGTGGCCATGGACGGCACCGTGGTGATCGGCGAGGGCGAGAAGGACGAGGCCCCCATGCTGTTCAACGGCGAGCAGGTCGGCGACGGCTCCGGCGCCGCCGTGGACGTGGCCGTGGACCCGATCGACGGCACCCGCCTGACCGCCATGGGCTACAACAACGCGCTCTCCGTCTTCGCGGTGGCCGAGCGCGGCACCATGTTCGACCCGTCGGCCGTGTTCTACATGGACAAGCTCGTGGTGGGCCCCGAGGCCGCCGACTTCGTGGACATGCGCCTGCCGGTGAAGCAGAACGTGAACCTCGTGGCCAAGGCCCTGGACAAGCCCGTCTCCCAGGTGACCGTGTGCGTGCTGGACCGCCCCCGCCACGAGGGCCTGGTCAAGGAGATCCGCCAGGCCGGCGCCCGCGTGAAGTTCATCCTGGACGGCGACGTCGCCGGCGCCATCGCCGCCGCCCGCCCGGGCACCGGCGTGGACATGATGATGGGCATCGGCGGCACCCCGGAGGGCATCGTCACCGCGTGCGCGATCAAGGCCACCGGCGGCATCATCCAGGGCCGCCTGGCCCCCACCGACGACGCCGAGAAGCAGAAGGCCCTCGACGCCGGCCTCGACCTCGACGCGGTGCTGACCACGAACGAGCTGGTCACCTCCGACCACTGCTACTTCGCGGCCACCGGCATCACCGACGGCGACCTGCTGCGCGGTGTGCGCTTCGCCGACGGCCGCGTGCACACGCAGTCCATCGTGATGCGCTCGTCGTCCGGCACGGTCCGCACCGTGGACGCCGAGCACGACGTGAAGAAGTGGTCCAAGTGGCTGGGGGACCGCGACGCCCGCTGA
- the manA gene encoding mannose-6-phosphate isomerase, class I, whose translation MHVLKPVIRDYAWGSPTLLADLQGREPTGRPEAELWLGDHPGAPCVAVVRDGAHVGLDEVVAADPEHCLGPAAPEGRLPFLMKLLAASAPLSIQAHPTLEQARAGHAAEEAAGVPVDAPERNYKDANHKPEMLLALTPFAAMCGFRSPEVSSDSFEALARALTERADGDTSAVAVAAARISQALAAGDLEDAFTSILDPDSVWGAPGAVAQVVDVLRAAPDLAERDPSLATALEVAQHHPDDPGVVVAILLNRVDLAPGQAIHLPAGNVHAYLHGLGVEVMAASDNVLRGGLTPKHMDVPELRRVVTFEALPVPSTEPERVADSVVAFRPPFEEFELLQATLEDDAVHGLDVHGPGIAVVTRGTASLALAGQEIELGPGEAVFLPAAETASGPLAVRAAAGAPATVHVAGLPRG comes from the coding sequence ATGCACGTCCTGAAGCCCGTGATCCGTGACTACGCCTGGGGCTCCCCCACGCTCCTCGCCGACCTGCAGGGACGCGAGCCCACCGGCCGCCCCGAGGCCGAGCTGTGGCTGGGCGACCATCCGGGCGCCCCGTGCGTCGCCGTCGTGAGGGACGGCGCCCACGTCGGCCTGGACGAGGTGGTGGCCGCGGACCCCGAGCACTGCCTCGGACCCGCAGCACCGGAGGGCCGACTGCCCTTCCTGATGAAGCTGCTCGCCGCGAGCGCCCCGCTGTCCATCCAGGCGCACCCCACCCTGGAGCAGGCCCGCGCGGGCCACGCCGCGGAGGAGGCCGCCGGCGTGCCGGTCGACGCCCCGGAGCGCAACTACAAGGACGCGAACCACAAGCCGGAGATGCTGCTCGCGCTGACCCCCTTCGCGGCGATGTGCGGCTTCCGCTCCCCCGAGGTCTCCTCGGACAGCTTCGAGGCCCTGGCCCGCGCCCTCACGGAGCGGGCGGACGGGGACACGTCCGCCGTCGCCGTCGCCGCCGCCCGGATCAGCCAGGCCCTCGCCGCCGGGGACCTCGAGGACGCGTTCACCTCGATCCTCGACCCGGACTCCGTGTGGGGCGCCCCCGGCGCCGTGGCGCAGGTCGTGGACGTGCTGCGGGCTGCGCCGGACCTGGCCGAGCGCGACCCCTCGCTGGCCACGGCCCTCGAGGTCGCCCAGCACCACCCGGACGACCCCGGCGTGGTGGTGGCCATCCTGCTCAACCGCGTGGACCTGGCCCCGGGTCAGGCCATCCATCTGCCCGCCGGCAACGTGCACGCGTACCTGCACGGGCTGGGCGTGGAGGTCATGGCGGCCTCGGACAACGTGCTGCGCGGCGGGCTCACCCCGAAGCACATGGACGTGCCCGAGCTGCGCCGCGTGGTCACCTTCGAGGCGCTGCCGGTGCCCTCCACCGAGCCCGAGCGCGTGGCCGACTCCGTGGTGGCCTTCCGCCCGCCGTTCGAGGAGTTCGAGCTGCTCCAGGCCACGCTCGAGGACGACGCCGTCCACGGGCTCGACGTGCACGGGCCCGGGATCGCGGTGGTCACCCGCGGCACGGCGAGCCTGGCCCTGGCAGGCCAGGAGATCGAGCTGGGCCCGGGCGAGGCCGTGTTCCTGCCCGCCGCGGAGACGGCGTCCGGCCCGCTGGCCGTCCGCGCCGCGGCCGGCGCCCCGGCGACGGTGCACGTGGCCGGCCTGCCGCGGGGCTGA